In Sediminispirochaeta bajacaliforniensis DSM 16054, the DNA window GAGTAATTGGTAACAGGCCTTCCTCCTATTGCGACAATAAGGTCTCCGGTCCGAAGTCCTGCCTTTTCCGCTGGTGTTTCTCCCTTATGAAAGAGGGTGGGGTAGTCGGAAAGCATGATGACCTTGTTATTGAATGTATGGATTGTAAAGCCCGCATACCAAAGGATTGAGAGAACGATCATAGCAAAAAGGAGATTGGCCAGGGGGCCAGCTGCATAGGTTATGATACGCCGTAGCGGAGATACGGAAAAGAGTGAACCCTTTTCCGAAGGTATCCGGTCAGCCTTCTCTTCAAGGGCTTTTTTGAAAGGTTCTTCTCCTTTCATCTTACAATAACCACCGATCGGGAAGATACCAATTCGGTATTCTGTTTTGCCTATTTTTTTTCCGACCAAGGGGCGTCCCCAGCCTATGGAAAAAGCCTCCACCTCGACTCCGACTGCCTTGGCCGCAAGGAAATGGCCTAACTCGTGGACAAACACTACGATGCCAAGGCCGAAGAGACCTAGTAGTATACCCATTATCTTCCTCCGAAATTTTTCAGAATCTCTCCGGCAATAGTTCTCGCCCGCTGGTCCGTTTCGAGAACCTCCTCGAGAGATACCGGGCTACTGCTCCAATCCCTTTCGAGCAGCTGTCGTACCACTTCGCTGATTGTACAATAGCCTATCTGATGTTCTACAAAGGCCTGCACCGCAAGTTCATCGGCCGCGTTGTATGCAATTGGATAAGCACCTCCTGCTTTTATCGCATCTATGGCGATGAAAAGAAGCGGATATCGCTTTTCCTGCGGCTCATGAAACGAAAAACTGGCCCCTGCCAACTCAAGCCTGCCGAATGGGCAAGAGATGAGCTGGGGATAGGAGAGTGCATTCTGAATTGGAATACGCATGTCAGGCCTACTGATTTGAGCGAACAGCGAACCATCTGTGGTCCGTATCAAGGAATGAACCATGCTTTGCGGATGGATGACCACCTTGATATGATCGGGGTCTACGTCGAAAAGGTAGTGAGCCTCTATAAACTCAAGGCCCTTGTTTGCCATGGTTGCCGAGTCTATGGTGATTTTCCCACCCATGTTCCATGTAGGGTGTTTGAGGGCCTCCTCGGGACGTATGGAGGAGAAACTTTCCAGGGGGCGATGGAGGAAAGGCCCTCCACTCGCGGTAATAACAAGTTCCTCGACAAACTCCGGCTCCTGGTGCTCAAGGAGGTGAAAGATGGCCGAATGCTCGGAATCGACGGGTAGGATTTTTCTCTGTAGCTTTCTTGCCTCGTGCCTGATCAAGGGGCCTGAGGTGACGATGGTTTCCTTATTTGCAAGGGCAAGATCCTTTCCCGACCGTATTGCACGCCAGGAGGGTTCGAGCCCCGCCGCCCCGGCAATTCCGTTTACCACGATATCTGCATCGACTTCTTCTATCATCTTGAACAAACCCTCGCGACCCCGATAGAAACGAAGGGATGGAAAGCTTTCGGAAAGGTCGACGTTTCGAACGGGGCCTGAAAGCGTGGCTGCCTTCGGGCCGAACTCACGAACCACAGTCTTGAGAGCTTCCTCGGAACTATGTGCGGAAGCAGCGACAAGGGTGTAAAGATCGGGATGTGATCGGAGAATATCGAGCGTCGCGGAGCCAATCGATCCACTGGCTCCGAGTAGCATAACCTTTTTTGTGTGCATGCGTTAATCCTCAGCGGCAGAATAGAAGGACAATATAATAAAAAAACGGTGCACTGAAAAGGACGGAATCTGTAGAGTCGAGAACGCCTCCTCTGCCAAGCATGAAACGTCCCGAATCTTTTACGCCTGCCGCACGCTTGCATGCGGACTCGACAAGGTCGCCGAGATTTGCCGTGCACGCGATCAGGAAAAAAAAGGGCAGGGCAGTCGGAAGAGAAAAGGGTAGGGCTTCGGGCGCAAGGAAGAGGAATAGGGAACCTGCTGCCGCCGAACCGATGAAGCCGCCGATGAAACCCGCGACGGTTTTATTCGGACTGACGGCAAATGGGTGGCGTGAACGTTTGCCGAAGCTTCTGCCCGCAAGATAGGCAAATGTGTCGTTACTAAAGATGAGGGTGAGAAAGAGAAGAATCTTCAATCTTGGATATTGCAGAGAGGAAATTTTGACAAGGAAGATCAAAAACATGCCGGGATAAGCCAATAGTGCGATCCTCGATACGGTCCCCGCAATCAATGATGGAAGGTCTTTTAGGCCTGCTAAGGCAACGGGGATAAGGAGAAAAAGCAGAAGGATAATGAGCGTGGGAATGACGAACTCGAAGGCCTGAAAAATCAGTTCGAAAAAAGCCGATGCCGTCAAAAGGGCTATGGTGAGTCCGGAGAGGATTACCTCTTGTTTTTTCAACTCGGGGCGAAAAAGTAAGGCTGCTTCCGACCCTGCAATGCCGGAAAAAATAACGACGAGAAGATTCCAAAGCGGAAGCGGCTGATTCGGAAAGAGTAGAATCGAGGCCAGAAGCGCCGGAATCCCAATGAAAAAGAGGATGACCCGTTGTACGAAATTATTCACCCGACACCACCGTATTTTCGTTTTCTGCCGCGATAGAATTCGATGGCCTTCGACAACTCCTCTCCGTCAAAATCGGGCCATAGTACCTCACTGAAATAGTATTCCGAATAGGCACTTTCCCATAACAAAAAATTACTCATCCGCTGTTCTCCCGCCGTTCTGATAATAAGATCGGGAGAAGGGGCCTCCGGCAGATCAAGATAGACGGAAAACTCTTCAAAGGTGGGAGCGGCCGAGATGGTTTCTCCCTTTTCGAGTTTAGCCGTAACCCAACGTTGAAAGCTTCGGAGAATTTCGTCTCTGCCTCCATAATTGATGGCGAGAGCGAGATGGAGGCGATCATAGTGGCTGGTTGCCTCACTTGCTTCTACGATTTCGCGACGAATTTCTTCCGGAAGTCGTTCAGGATCTCCCAGATGATGCAAACGGATCTTGTTTTTATGGTAAAAGGGGGCCTCTGACTTCATGTACCGCCGAATAAGTTCCATGAGAAAACGAACCTCGCGCTCCGGACGTTTCCAGTTCTCGGTGGAAAAAACATAAAGGGTGAGCCATTCGATTCCCATTTCAATGGCACTTGTTATGACCTTTTTGGCGGTATCTGTTCCGCTCTTATGACCGAAGGAGCGGGGTTTACCCCGGCGTTCCGCCCATCGGCCGTTCCCATCCATAATGATCCCAATATGTTTGGGAATCGGACGCAACTGATCCACTATACCTCCATGATCTCCTGCTCTTTTGTTTCAAGCAGTTTTCCCGCCTCTTCAACATATTTGTCGGTAAGCTTCTGGATTTCGTCGGCACCACGCTTTTCTTCGTCTTCGCTGATATCGCCGCTTTTCTGGATTTTTTTTAGCTCTTCATTTGCATCCCTGCGGATATTTCTGATGGCAACCTTACACTGTTCGGCCTGATTCTTGGCAACCTTAACCAGTTCCTTGCGCCGTTCCTCTGTTAACGGTGGAATGTTGATTCTGATTACTTTTCCATCGTTATTTGGGTTTACCGAAAGTTCCGATTTCTGGATTGCCCGCTCAATCTCTCCGAGAAGTCCCTTGTCCCAAGGTTGAATAACAACCAACCTGGCTTCGGGTACCGATATTGTTGCGGCTTGTGAGAGGGGAGTGCTTTGGCCGTAATAATCAACCTTGATCTTATCGAAGAGGGCAGCAGAAGCACGGCCCGTTCTCAGACCGTTAAAATCATCGCCAAGGGCCGAAATACTCTTTTTCATTCGTGATTCAGCGTCTTTCAATACTTTATCCATGGCATATCCTCCTGGAGCATGAAAAGGACCACTGTCTTTTTGAGGCAATGGTCCTTCTTTCGGATTAGTTTTCGTCGCCGACCCGGTAGTAACGAAAATCGACAATCTCAAGCTTGCCGCCAACCTCTTTGGAAAGTTGGGCAAGAACCTTACTTACGCTCTGTTTTTCGTCTTTTACAAATCCCTGGTCAAGCAGACATATCTCGGAATAGTGCTTGTTGAGCTTTCCCTGGACGATACCGGCAAGCACCTTTTCGGGCTTTCCAAGATGTTCCGCCTGCTTACGGAAAATCTCTTCCTGCTCCTTCCTATACTTTTCGTCGACCTTCGACCGATCGAGGTAGAGGGGATTGAATGCTGCAATGTGCAATGCCGCATCAAAGGCAAAGGTCTTTACGGAATCCTCACCGAGGAGTTCCGGCTTTTCAGCCTTTAGTTTGACGAGTACACCGATACCGCCCTCTCCGTGAATATAGTCGGTCACCATCTCGTTATCGGCAATCTCAAGGCTTGTGAAACGCTTGATGCTCATATTTTCTTTGATGGTACTGATGGTGTCCTTTACCCGTTCTTCAAGGTCGGCATTGATTTCGGTATAGCCTTTGTTGATAACAAGGCCAAGAAGTTCCTCACCAAGCTTGATGAAATCTTTATTTCTGGCGACAAAGTCTGTTTCACAGGCAAGTTCGAGAAGCCCGGCCCGCTTATCCTCAACCTTGGAAAATACCCGACCTTCATTGGTCGCCCGGCCACTTCGCTTTGCCGCGGCGGCAAGGCCAAGCTCTTTGAGATGCTTTTCTGCTTTGGCAAAGTCGCCGCCGCTTTCGGTAAGTGCCTTTTTGCAGTCCATCATGCCGGCACCAGTTTTGTCTCTCAGTTTCTTAACATCGGCTGCTTTGATTTCCACGCTGCTACTCCTTACTCATCTTCATCTTCAATATCATACTCGGAAGAGTAGGCGACCTCTTCATCGTCCTCTTTTGCTTCTGCCGATTCTTCGACCTCGACGCTTCCTAGGCCCGCTTCGCTGTCATATTCGGCAGCTACATCGTCTTCTTCCGTTTCTTCCGCTTCTTTGCCCTTTTCAGCTGCCCCATCCTCTTCTTCGTCCTGGAGAGAATCAATGATCTCAATACCGATTTCGTTGTCGGCATCGATAACAGCATCGGAGATCACTTTTGTGAAAAGGGTGATGGCCCTGATGGCATCATCGTTTCCGGGAATCGGAAAATCGACTACATCGGGATTACAGTTTGTATCTACTACGGCTATGATGGGGATGCCCATTCTGCGGGCCTCCGCAACGGCGATAGATTCTTTTCTCGTGTCGATGATAAAGATGGCACCGGGAAGATCCTTCATTTCCTTGATACCGCCGAGGTTCTTTTCAAGGCGGGAACGTTCCTTATTTAGCTTTGCGATTTCTTTTTTCGTGAGGCTTTCAAAGGTGCCGTCGACCTCCATCTTTTCAATTTTCTTGAGACGGTGGATCGATTTTTTTATGGTGGTGAAATTGGTGAGCATACCACCGAGCCAACGATTGTTGACATAGAACATGCCGCAACGCTTGGCCTCGTTTTCGATTGCCTGCTGGGCCTGTTTTTTCGTGCCTACAAAAAGGATGGAACGGCCTTCTTTAACCTGTTCCCTAACCATGTCGTAGGCTTCTTTAATTTTGACAATGGTCTTCTGAAGATCGATGATGTGAATCCCGTTTCGTTCGGCAAAGATGTACTTCTTCATTCGGGGATCCCAGCGCTTGGTCTGGTGGCCGAAATGCACACCTGATTCAAGCAGACTCTTCATGCTTACTACAGACAATGTGTTCCTCCTGCATTGCCGCTGAGTTTGCGGCGCCTTCTCTTATGTCTCATTCCTTATGAAATAAGGAACGGAAATTACGGATTGGGAAATACATCCGGTACCGTATCACGAAGCATGCCATAAACAAGGCGTAAAGGCAAGCCCATCACATTATAGAAACAGCCTCGGATCTCTTCAATGAGCAGGGCTCCCTGCTCCTGGATGCGATAGGCCCCGGCGACGTCCCGCCACTCTCCGGTCTCTATGTACCAATGGACCTCTGCTTTTGTGAGCTTGGCAAAGCGGACCTCGGTTACAGCGCTTTTAATGATAGGCGGCTCTCCCTCAAGGCCGAGAGCAAGGGCCGTGATGACCCTGTGCCATCTTCCCGAAAGCCGGAACAGCATCTTTTCCGCTTCTTCTTCGTTCGACGGCTTACCAAGAATCCGGCCATCTATATCAACACAGGTATCGGCGCAAAGTATCGGGCGTTTCGTTGTCGGATATGTGCTGCGGAAGGCTTCCAACTTTGCGAGCGCCAGTCGAACGACCTGCTCCGACGGCGGGGATTGATCAAGCGGTTCCGGGGTATTCAAGGCCTTTACCTCAAAAGGAATGCCCAAACGAGAGAGAAGCTCTTTTCTTCTGGGAGAGGCTGAGGCGAGAATAAGAGAGGAATTGGAGGGGAAAATTGGAGGCATCTATGGTTCTCCTTATATTCTACTAAAGAAAAGCCACCCCATGGCCAAGCCTAGGAAAGTTCCCGGGTTGATACTAAGCCACATCTGAAGGGCTCCCACGTCGAAACCGATAGGGCCTGCTGTGAAATCAAGGGCAACTCCCATGATTTCGAGAAAGCGCATGGATAGTTCCCAGAAAAGGGTTCCGGCCAGAGCCCCGAAAAGCAGGAGTTTTACAAAAACAGGACCATTCTTTTTGTTGAATTTCATCTTTGTTCAGGACTCATATACACTTAGCGTTTCGGCCGTCTCTTCCCATCTTTGTGAGAGGACCTGCAATTCCCGGTCGTTTTTTTCTATAAGAGCCTGAACATCCCGTACACTGATCGGGTCGCTATACACTTCGGGGCGTTCCAGTCGCACCTTCAGCTCTCCAGCCTTGGACTCAAGCCTTTCAATTTCGGACAAAAGACGTTCTTCTTCCCTTCTCAGTTCCTTTACCATATTTTTTATGCGTTTTTCCTCTTCCCAGCTCAGCTTTCCTTCTCTGGGAATCTCTTCTTCTTGTTTTGAAAAGGGAGGAGAGACAATATTTTGTGCGGCAGCTTCCCCATCGGCAGTTTCCTGCTCTTTACGCCAGAGATAGTATTCATAGTCTCCCGGGAAATTTCTTGCACACTCTCCCGCTGTAAGTTCGATGACCCTTGTTGCAAGGCGTTCGATAAATCCCCGGTCGTGAGAGACGAAGATGACCGTTCCCTCATATTGCCTAAGGGCATCAAGAAGAACATCTTTGGAATGAAGGTCGAGATGGTTGGTAGGTTCGTCGAGAATGAGCAGATTATGGGGTTGCAGTAGGAGTTTCATGAGAGAGAGCCTGCTCTTTTCTCCACCGCTAAGAACCTCGATTCGTTTGTAGATATCGTCACCCCGGAACAGGAAGGCCCCCAATAGATTTCGTAGCTGCGGAATGATGGGGATAGGCGCGCTGGCCTCCATCTCTTCTATTACCGTGGCCGTCGATCCTGCAAATTCCTCGCGATCCTGGGCAAAATAACCAATACTTACGTCGGTCCCGTATTCGACCGAGCCCTCGTAATGGTGGTCGATCCCTGCAAGGATACGCAAAAGGGTACTCTTTCCTGCTCCGTTAGGACCTGCGATGACCACCTTTTCTCCCCGTAAAAGCAGTAGATCGAGTTGCTTAACGACAAGATGCTCTCCGTACCCCTTATTGAGCCCTCCGATCCGTAACATTTCCTTACCCGAGTGGGGAGGAGGGGGAAAGGAGAAATGTATCTTTTTAAGGGTTTCCGGGATCGTTATGCGGTTAATTTTCTCAAGCTGCTTGACGCGGCTCTGGACCAACTTTGCCTTGCTTGCGTTGTAGCGAAACCTGGCGATGAACTCTTCCAGCTTTGCAATCTCTTCCTGCTGCTTTTCCCAGGCAGCCATCAACGATACCAACTCTTCCTTTCTGACCGCTTCGTATTCGCTGTAGTTGCCTCGGTAACGCTTTAAATTTCCGTCGAACACCTCCACAACTTCCTTGACCGTGGCGTCAAGAAAGTAGCGGTCGTGACTGACCAAAAGAACTCCACCTGGGTAATCTTTCAGGAATTGCTCCAGCCAACCCCGTGCTTCAAGGTCCAGATAGTTTGTCGGCTCGTCAAGAAGTACTATATGGGGACGCCCAAGCAGTACTTTCGCGAGGGCTATGCGCATCTGCCATCCGCCGGAAAAGGTTTCGCAAGGCGCATCAAACTGATCCCGTGAAAATCCGAGACCGATCAGGACCCGCTCGATGGCTTCGAAACGACGGTCGTAATCTTCTCTGATAAGTTCTTCGACAATTGCGTGGTGCTCTTCCAAAATCGTTTTCAGGCCGGGATCGCTCTCATCCGATGAGGCAAGAAGTTCTTCCAGCTCTTCTTTTCGATGGATTTGAACAAGATGACGTTCAAAGGCCGTCTCCGCTTCGTCGATAAGGTTTCTTCCTTTATAGAGAAGCCCCGATTGCGGCAGATAGCCGATTCGCATGCCCCTTGAAGCAATAACTCGACCGCCGTCCGGGGTGATGTCGCCGCAAATGATCTTCATAAGCGTTGACTTTCCGCTTCCGTTCGCTCCCGTAAGAGCGGTACGGCTGTATCCGTCGAGGGTGAGAGTCACATCCCGAAGGATATCCCTATCGCCAAAGGCAAGGGATATCTCCGAGAGTTGAAGAGAAATCATATTACTCCTGTTCCTTGAAAAAAGCCATCACCAGCGGAGAGAAGGAGACTTTTTGGACGATGTTCTTCTCCACACTTCGCTGGTCGATGGTGGTAAGTCTGAGCCCCGATTCGTTGAGGGTGTAGAAAAAGAGCAGATTTTGTCCCTGATCAAAGGTGAGATTGATAACGCCGTCATACTTCGATGCCACCTGAGACCCAAGGAAATAGTCGAAGGAAAAGGTCCCCTTGTCACCGCTGTCTGCCGGTATCACTTCTGGACTCAGGCGCTGCTTTCCCGTCCACTCAAAGGTCGCGTCTTCGTGAAACTTGAGGGTTCCATAGGCTGAGCTGCGATATTGAATCGGATACTCTGCTTCGGTGAAACGGAGGACCTCATCGGCTCTGCGTTGTCGTTCGTTTTCTATGGCCGTGGTGATATCGTCTTCCGGAATAAAGACAAAACGTTCACTGCTGTTGT includes these proteins:
- the frr gene encoding ribosome recycling factor, whose protein sequence is MDKVLKDAESRMKKSISALGDDFNGLRTGRASAALFDKIKVDYYGQSTPLSQAATISVPEARLVVIQPWDKGLLGEIERAIQKSELSVNPNNDGKVIRINIPPLTEERRKELVKVAKNQAEQCKVAIRNIRRDANEELKKIQKSGDISEDEEKRGADEIQKLTDKYVEEAGKLLETKEQEIMEV
- the rpsB gene encoding 30S ribosomal protein S2 — translated: MSVVSMKSLLESGVHFGHQTKRWDPRMKKYIFAERNGIHIIDLQKTIVKIKEAYDMVREQVKEGRSILFVGTKKQAQQAIENEAKRCGMFYVNNRWLGGMLTNFTTIKKSIHRLKKIEKMEVDGTFESLTKKEIAKLNKERSRLEKNLGGIKEMKDLPGAIFIIDTRKESIAVAEARRMGIPIIAVVDTNCNPDVVDFPIPGNDDAIRAITLFTKVISDAVIDADNEIGIEIIDSLQDEEEDGAAEKGKEAEETEEDDVAAEYDSEAGLGSVEVEESAEAKEDDEEVAYSSEYDIEDEDE
- the dxr gene encoding 1-deoxy-D-xylulose-5-phosphate reductoisomerase — encoded protein: MHTKKVMLLGASGSIGSATLDILRSHPDLYTLVAASAHSSEEALKTVVREFGPKAATLSGPVRNVDLSESFPSLRFYRGREGLFKMIEEVDADIVVNGIAGAAGLEPSWRAIRSGKDLALANKETIVTSGPLIRHEARKLQRKILPVDSEHSAIFHLLEHQEPEFVEELVITASGGPFLHRPLESFSSIRPEEALKHPTWNMGGKITIDSATMANKGLEFIEAHYLFDVDPDHIKVVIHPQSMVHSLIRTTDGSLFAQISRPDMRIPIQNALSYPQLISCPFGRLELAGASFSFHEPQEKRYPLLFIAIDAIKAGGAYPIAYNAADELAVQAFVEHQIGYCTISEVVRQLLERDWSSSPVSLEEVLETDQRARTIAGEILKNFGGR
- a CDS encoding ABC-F family ATP-binding cassette domain-containing protein, whose protein sequence is MISLQLSEISLAFGDRDILRDVTLTLDGYSRTALTGANGSGKSTLMKIICGDITPDGGRVIASRGMRIGYLPQSGLLYKGRNLIDEAETAFERHLVQIHRKEELEELLASSDESDPGLKTILEEHHAIVEELIREDYDRRFEAIERVLIGLGFSRDQFDAPCETFSGGWQMRIALAKVLLGRPHIVLLDEPTNYLDLEARGWLEQFLKDYPGGVLLVSHDRYFLDATVKEVVEVFDGNLKRYRGNYSEYEAVRKEELVSLMAAWEKQQEEIAKLEEFIARFRYNASKAKLVQSRVKQLEKINRITIPETLKKIHFSFPPPPHSGKEMLRIGGLNKGYGEHLVVKQLDLLLLRGEKVVIAGPNGAGKSTLLRILAGIDHHYEGSVEYGTDVSIGYFAQDREEFAGSTATVIEEMEASAPIPIIPQLRNLLGAFLFRGDDIYKRIEVLSGGEKSRLSLMKLLLQPHNLLILDEPTNHLDLHSKDVLLDALRQYEGTVIFVSHDRGFIERLATRVIELTAGECARNFPGDYEYYLWRKEQETADGEAAAQNIVSPPFSKQEEEIPREGKLSWEEEKRIKNMVKELRREEERLLSEIERLESKAGELKVRLERPEVYSDPISVRDVQALIEKNDRELQVLSQRWEETAETLSVYES
- the tsf gene encoding translation elongation factor Ts encodes the protein MEIKAADVKKLRDKTGAGMMDCKKALTESGGDFAKAEKHLKELGLAAAAKRSGRATNEGRVFSKVEDKRAGLLELACETDFVARNKDFIKLGEELLGLVINKGYTEINADLEERVKDTISTIKENMSIKRFTSLEIADNEMVTDYIHGEGGIGVLVKLKAEKPELLGEDSVKTFAFDAALHIAAFNPLYLDRSKVDEKYRKEQEEIFRKQAEHLGKPEKVLAGIVQGKLNKHYSEICLLDQGFVKDEKQSVSKVLAQLSKEVGGKLEIVDFRYYRVGDEN
- a CDS encoding phosphatidate cytidylyltransferase, encoding MNNFVQRVILFFIGIPALLASILLFPNQPLPLWNLLVVIFSGIAGSEAALLFRPELKKQEVILSGLTIALLTASAFFELIFQAFEFVIPTLIILLLFLLIPVALAGLKDLPSLIAGTVSRIALLAYPGMFLIFLVKISSLQYPRLKILLFLTLIFSNDTFAYLAGRSFGKRSRHPFAVSPNKTVAGFIGGFIGSAAAGSLFLFLAPEALPFSLPTALPFFFLIACTANLGDLVESACKRAAGVKDSGRFMLGRGGVLDSTDSVLFSAPFFYYIVLLFCR
- the uppS gene encoding polyprenyl diphosphate synthase — encoded protein: MDQLRPIPKHIGIIMDGNGRWAERRGKPRSFGHKSGTDTAKKVITSAIEMGIEWLTLYVFSTENWKRPEREVRFLMELIRRYMKSEAPFYHKNKIRLHHLGDPERLPEEIRREIVEASEATSHYDRLHLALAINYGGRDEILRSFQRWVTAKLEKGETISAAPTFEEFSVYLDLPEAPSPDLIIRTAGEQRMSNFLLWESAYSEYYFSEVLWPDFDGEELSKAIEFYRGRKRKYGGVG
- a CDS encoding Maf family protein translates to MPPIFPSNSSLILASASPRRKELLSRLGIPFEVKALNTPEPLDQSPPSEQVVRLALAKLEAFRSTYPTTKRPILCADTCVDIDGRILGKPSNEEEAEKMLFRLSGRWHRVITALALGLEGEPPIIKSAVTEVRFAKLTKAEVHWYIETGEWRDVAGAYRIQEQGALLIEEIRGCFYNVMGLPLRLVYGMLRDTVPDVFPNP